One Dietzia sp. JS16-p6b genomic window carries:
- a CDS encoding MlaD family protein: protein MNRHVVTQALLFAVISVVAIGYGIRYIGEDADVASGFRVVAHVEDARGVGPGVRVTYRGVDVGEVQDAVLDGAGGVRLRLRIIDGTLIPVSAHARVVTSTALGDNRLDVRPTSDTGPYLGDGDELLVPEDEQPASIEHLIADIDTSLRALDPESLASFGDSVATALEGNGPRLGAILEDTALLAEVVSEQAPTLRGLVGDGLVTVRALAARPDPLSGSASVARDIAGQLSRREDTLVYLLDRSPESMLRAQVLLDANREDAAGLLANTLVVTPVFRDRGPAWEAGLTQGERGLRALAGTVRDGRADFQLVATQGPVCVYPYEPRDIVDHSPREPDLRLYCPPGEDLEQRGSRAAPRPNDEGLAGATEPGTRIGPDMAVDPVLIPTGREIAAYWATMMEGLRDGG, encoded by the coding sequence GTGAACCGCCACGTCGTCACGCAGGCGCTGCTGTTCGCGGTCATCTCGGTGGTGGCCATCGGGTACGGCATCAGGTACATCGGGGAGGACGCCGATGTGGCGAGCGGTTTCCGGGTGGTGGCGCACGTCGAGGACGCGCGGGGCGTCGGGCCCGGGGTGCGCGTGACCTACCGCGGCGTGGACGTGGGCGAGGTCCAGGACGCCGTTCTCGACGGGGCCGGCGGGGTCCGGCTCCGACTGAGGATCATCGACGGGACCCTGATCCCCGTCAGCGCCCACGCCCGGGTGGTGACCAGCACGGCCCTGGGAGACAACCGGCTCGACGTGCGGCCCACGAGTGACACCGGTCCCTACCTGGGGGACGGTGATGAGTTGCTGGTCCCCGAGGACGAGCAACCCGCGTCGATCGAGCACCTCATCGCCGACATCGACACCTCGCTGCGGGCGCTGGACCCGGAGTCACTGGCCTCGTTCGGGGACAGCGTGGCCACCGCGCTCGAGGGCAACGGCCCGCGGCTGGGCGCGATCCTCGAGGACACGGCACTGCTCGCGGAGGTGGTGTCGGAGCAGGCTCCCACGTTACGGGGGCTCGTCGGTGACGGGCTGGTGACCGTACGCGCGCTGGCGGCGCGCCCGGATCCCCTCAGCGGCTCGGCCTCGGTGGCCCGCGACATCGCCGGGCAGCTGTCCCGCCGGGAGGACACGCTCGTGTACCTGCTCGACCGCTCACCCGAGTCGATGCTCCGGGCCCAGGTGCTCCTCGACGCCAACCGGGAGGACGCGGCCGGCCTGCTCGCCAACACCCTCGTCGTCACACCCGTGTTCCGCGATCGGGGACCCGCCTGGGAGGCCGGCCTCACGCAGGGCGAGCGGGGACTGCGGGCCCTGGCGGGGACCGTGCGTGACGGGCGCGCGGACTTCCAGCTGGTCGCCACCCAGGGGCCGGTGTGCGTCTACCCGTACGAACCCCGGGACATCGTCGACCACTCCCCGCGTGAACCGGACCTGCGGTTGTACTGCCCGCCGGGCGAGGACCTGGAGCAACGGGGATCGCGGGCGGCTCCCCGGCCGAACGACGAGGGGCTGGCGGGTGCGACCGAACCCGGCACCAGGATCGGCCCGGACATGGCGGTCGACCCGGTGCTCATCCCGACCGGCAGAGAGATCGCCGCGTACTGGGCGACGATGATGGAAGGACTGCGCGATGGCGGCTGA
- a CDS encoding MCE family protein, protein MRETGTRPHPVRGLVTLLGVALLGGTAMVAVNTPQLALQSVPLGMETGEGSADVEMRFERADRLAPGAEVRFGGRLVGRVRSVGTDGTEAVIGVRLEGDSGVPAGVFAEIRLPTALGSPFIALTPPEAPSTGALLEDTGVVPRAHTGVGPDLESSLASLGLLLNGSGIAQLASVMEELTVALDGRGEEIGRIRERGDRALELYEANRDEIDRTVLALDRVNASLAGRRELIDRGMRVSADLVSEVAASRETITALMDTTTALTVQVEQFTSATDGRLTPSLRTLTVLLEDLEGFGDEVAPTLDALQRFVTNFDVAVRGDHMMFDGALDLPGSLDALGTGGEVRAGRPLPPGATGPPDAQPPVGGAP, encoded by the coding sequence ATGCGTGAGACCGGAACCCGTCCGCACCCGGTGCGCGGACTCGTGACCCTTCTCGGGGTGGCGCTGCTGGGGGGTACGGCGATGGTGGCCGTGAACACCCCGCAACTCGCACTCCAGTCTGTTCCCCTGGGAATGGAGACCGGGGAGGGCTCGGCGGACGTGGAGATGCGGTTCGAGCGCGCCGACCGGCTCGCCCCCGGAGCGGAGGTCCGCTTCGGCGGACGCCTCGTCGGCCGGGTCCGCAGCGTCGGTACCGATGGAACCGAGGCCGTGATCGGCGTCCGCCTCGAGGGCGACTCCGGCGTACCCGCCGGCGTCTTCGCCGAGATCCGCCTGCCCACCGCCCTCGGCAGCCCGTTCATCGCGCTCACCCCGCCGGAGGCGCCCTCGACCGGTGCACTGCTCGAGGACACGGGGGTGGTTCCGCGGGCGCACACCGGCGTCGGGCCGGATCTCGAGTCCAGCCTCGCCTCGCTGGGGCTGCTGCTCAACGGGAGTGGGATCGCTCAGCTCGCCTCGGTGATGGAGGAGCTCACCGTGGCCCTGGACGGGCGAGGTGAGGAGATCGGGCGCATCCGGGAACGTGGTGATCGCGCCCTGGAGTTGTACGAGGCGAACCGCGACGAGATCGACCGGACGGTCCTCGCCCTGGACCGGGTCAACGCCTCGCTCGCCGGTCGCCGGGAGCTCATCGACCGCGGCATGCGGGTGTCCGCCGACCTCGTCTCGGAGGTGGCGGCGAGTCGGGAGACGATCACCGCACTCATGGACACCACCACCGCCCTGACGGTGCAGGTCGAGCAGTTCACCTCGGCCACGGACGGGCGCCTGACGCCGTCGCTGCGCACACTGACCGTCCTGCTCGAGGACCTGGAGGGCTTCGGGGACGAGGTGGCCCCCACGCTGGACGCCCTGCAGCGCTTCGTCACGAACTTCGACGTCGCGGTCCGCGGTGACCACATGATGTTCGACGGCGCGCTCGACCTTCCCGGTTCGCTGGACGCCCTGGGCACCGGCGGGGAGGTGCGCGCGGGTCGACCCCTGCCACCCGGTGCCACCGGCCCGCCCGACGCCCAGCCGCCCGTGGGGGGTGCGCCGTGA
- a CDS encoding MCE family protein, translating into MQLRRVSRSGVVAIVVTALAAVLVVAYLLSGVRGDGGRHVITAEFASAEGVYVGSQVRIVGVEVGIVEKVEPTGEFARVRLSLDPGTRLPADVGAVVMNPAVIADRFVELTPAYVGGPTFPEGGVIPAERTRAPLDFDEFVSSLDTLSAAFSPGADEVARGLDRGAEALDGRGETLSRAIRNLSTVSAVGGDRAEDVDAIITELAVLMDAAGGRDQTMRDLVLGLDDLGRQLRDDRIDVAAPVEDLRVILDELDAIVAERGDDITATTTATREVTALYARHRADFAEFLDLYPVMMENLAASIGPDGRARIRLNVSSNITHFARGRELCRREPLPLCTGAGLTNPLMFPVEQRDPIGLLGAFDRVAGGG; encoded by the coding sequence ATGCAACTGAGACGTGTGAGCCGGTCCGGGGTCGTCGCGATCGTCGTCACCGCCCTCGCCGCCGTCCTGGTGGTGGCCTACCTGCTCTCCGGCGTCCGGGGAGACGGCGGTCGCCACGTGATCACGGCCGAGTTCGCCTCCGCCGAGGGCGTGTACGTCGGTTCGCAGGTCCGGATCGTGGGCGTCGAGGTGGGGATCGTCGAGAAGGTCGAGCCGACGGGGGAGTTCGCACGGGTGCGGCTCTCACTGGATCCCGGTACGCGGTTGCCCGCGGACGTGGGCGCTGTGGTGATGAACCCGGCTGTCATCGCCGACCGGTTCGTCGAGCTCACCCCCGCCTACGTGGGCGGGCCGACGTTCCCGGAGGGCGGGGTGATCCCGGCCGAGCGGACGCGGGCGCCCCTCGACTTCGACGAGTTCGTCTCCAGCCTGGACACCCTGAGCGCGGCGTTCTCGCCCGGCGCCGACGAGGTGGCACGTGGTCTCGACAGGGGGGCCGAGGCCCTCGACGGCCGGGGGGAGACGCTGAGCCGCGCCATCAGGAACCTGTCCACGGTCTCGGCGGTCGGCGGGGACCGGGCAGAGGACGTCGACGCGATCATCACCGAGCTCGCGGTGCTCATGGACGCGGCGGGCGGTCGCGACCAGACCATGCGCGACCTCGTGCTGGGACTCGACGACCTGGGCCGGCAGCTCCGGGACGACAGGATCGACGTGGCCGCCCCGGTGGAGGACCTGCGGGTGATCCTCGACGAGCTCGACGCGATCGTCGCCGAGCGCGGGGACGACATCACCGCGACGACCACCGCGACCCGCGAGGTGACGGCACTGTACGCACGCCACCGCGCGGACTTCGCCGAGTTCCTGGACCTGTACCCGGTGATGATGGAGAACCTCGCCGCAAGTATCGGGCCCGACGGCCGCGCGCGCATCCGCCTCAACGTCTCGTCCAACATCACCCACTTCGCCCGTGGTCGCGAGCTCTGCCGGCGCGAGCCGCTCCCGCTGTGCACGGGCGCGGGACTGACCAATCCGCTCATGTTCCCGGTCGAGCAGCGTGACCCGATCGGCCTCCTCGGCGCGTTCGACCGGGTCGCGGGGGGTGGATGA
- a CDS encoding MCE family protein has translation MSPIAMVRESLLDLVRDPRHARRGNTVFVGAASILLVIAVFAASMALPRLWYVLRTHHYAAEFANAGGLRTGDPVLVAGVPSGRVDSLALERGLAVVGFRLDRGQVLGEASTATIGLKSILGNRFLEVTPAGGGDLGPDQRIGVERTTSPYMIDDIGGAVTDLAEALDTTAVSAMIDSLDSILPQDAGAAGQSIDDVSAALGLLAREDARMSGVVTTTRELTGVLVSQEASIRALTDQSLVLVTVLAQRREALSSLVSSLEDLATRVRVLLDEEAEDVDRVLGNMRSISETYRRNIDAMDEVLTRMPPGLRAVTDATGNGPWTDVATPTGPIPDSALCALGVMDGCN, from the coding sequence ATGAGTCCGATCGCCATGGTGCGGGAGAGTCTGCTCGACCTCGTCCGCGACCCGAGGCACGCTCGTCGCGGCAACACCGTCTTCGTGGGGGCCGCATCGATCCTGCTGGTCATCGCGGTCTTCGCGGCGAGCATGGCCCTGCCCCGACTCTGGTACGTCCTGCGTACCCACCACTACGCGGCCGAGTTCGCCAACGCCGGGGGGTTACGGACGGGGGACCCGGTGCTGGTGGCCGGCGTGCCCAGTGGCCGCGTGGATTCCCTGGCGTTGGAGCGCGGGCTCGCGGTGGTGGGGTTCCGGCTCGACCGGGGCCAGGTCCTGGGCGAGGCGAGCACCGCCACGATCGGTCTCAAGTCGATCCTCGGGAACAGGTTCCTCGAGGTCACACCGGCGGGTGGCGGGGACCTCGGCCCGGACCAGCGGATCGGGGTGGAACGCACCACGTCGCCCTACATGATCGACGACATCGGGGGAGCGGTCACGGACCTGGCCGAGGCGCTCGACACGACTGCCGTCAGCGCGATGATCGACAGCCTGGACAGCATCCTGCCGCAGGACGCCGGGGCCGCCGGTCAGTCGATCGACGACGTCTCCGCGGCCCTGGGTCTCCTCGCCCGCGAGGACGCGCGGATGTCCGGGGTGGTCACCACGACGCGCGAGCTGACCGGCGTCCTCGTCTCGCAGGAGGCGAGCATCCGGGCTCTGACCGACCAGTCACTCGTGCTGGTCACCGTGCTCGCCCAGCGTCGTGAGGCGCTCAGCTCGCTCGTGTCGTCCCTGGAGGATCTCGCGACCCGGGTGCGGGTGCTGCTCGACGAGGAGGCCGAGGACGTGGACCGCGTGCTGGGCAACATGCGCTCGATCAGCGAGACCTACCGGAGGAACATCGACGCGATGGACGAGGTCCTCACCCGGATGCCACCCGGACTCCGCGCGGTCACGGACGCGACCGGGAACGGCCCGTGGACGGATGTCGCCACTCCGACCGGCCCGATCCCGGATTCGGCGCTCTGCGCCCTGGGGGTGATGGACGGATGCAACTGA
- a CDS encoding MlaD family protein, which translates to MTNQRALRPALGLFVYCLVGVLCTVLVVNTLRVPIGWGARAYGAEFTDVGGLGPGSEVTVAGVRVGRVLGVRREVGPPGETIAVVDFEVERSTPVASGARASVRYGDMLGIRYLSLDPPQDGGPAVGGADPLPEGTRIPLEATTDPVDLTALVNGFKPLFEAVRPDEVNTLSRTVVAAFQGEPGAMDVLLARLALLSRDIVGRQDVYTRLADNIMALTTTLTEREADLQRLVRGLDTVSGALADGDGNDLAALLERGDAATATLASMLRETEPDLRASLDAGRHTTDGWIPNTPAFDTAMGKAPLFAREVNAQAQKGGFLALYMCNFTVKWDAWETSLFGYRNSGACR; encoded by the coding sequence ATGACGAATCAGCGCGCTCTGCGTCCGGCCCTGGGGCTCTTCGTCTACTGCCTGGTCGGGGTCCTGTGCACGGTGCTGGTGGTCAACACGCTCCGGGTGCCGATCGGCTGGGGGGCGCGGGCGTACGGCGCCGAGTTCACCGACGTCGGCGGGCTCGGCCCGGGCTCCGAGGTCACGGTCGCCGGCGTCCGCGTGGGCAGGGTGCTCGGAGTCCGGCGGGAGGTCGGCCCCCCGGGCGAGACGATCGCCGTCGTCGACTTCGAGGTCGAGCGCTCGACGCCGGTCGCGAGTGGCGCGCGCGCGTCGGTCCGCTACGGGGACATGCTGGGCATCCGCTACCTCTCCCTCGATCCCCCACAGGACGGCGGACCGGCCGTCGGCGGTGCCGACCCTCTGCCGGAGGGGACGCGTATCCCGCTGGAGGCCACCACCGATCCCGTGGACCTCACCGCGCTCGTCAACGGGTTCAAGCCACTGTTCGAGGCGGTGCGGCCGGACGAGGTCAACACTCTCTCGCGCACGGTGGTCGCCGCGTTCCAGGGCGAACCGGGTGCCATGGACGTCCTGCTCGCCCGCCTGGCGCTGCTGAGCCGGGACATCGTCGGCAGGCAGGACGTGTACACCAGGCTCGCGGACAACATCATGGCGCTCACCACCACGCTCACCGAGCGGGAGGCGGACCTCCAGCGGCTGGTCAGGGGACTCGACACCGTCTCCGGGGCGCTCGCGGACGGCGACGGGAACGATCTCGCGGCGCTCCTCGAGCGCGGGGACGCGGCCACCGCGACACTGGCCTCGATGCTCCGCGAGACCGAGCCGGATCTGCGCGCGAGCCTGGACGCCGGTCGTCACACGACCGACGGGTGGATCCCCAACACCCCGGCGTTCGACACCGCGATGGGCAAGGCCCCGCTGTTCGCCCGGGAGGTCAACGCACAGGCCCAGAAGGGCGGCTTCCTGGCGCTCTACATGTGTAACTTCACGGTCAAGTGGGACGCCTGGGAGACCAGCCTGTTCGGCTACCGGAACTCGGGGGCGTGCCGATGA
- a CDS encoding MlaD family protein — MAGPTPERTLAVRGLVASVVAAALAGFLVARGAGVLDAGATVTAVLPSEAGRVPVHAPVHHLGVKVGDVRSSLGDSSGDDDEPGTRIEMLIAPEHAERIPSDVVVRAVPRTLFGDMRLDLVTPGVPGTTRAAGGLDSGDVLAADRSEEAVLLYDVFTRASDLLVSIEPERLQVTLTALDRALDGRGEMLGRVIGDVDRAGEHLSPALEETAEASSALAYLTEDLAAAGPAIVETLQEATRLSQIVVGRPDSLGRLLDAGLAVTGSGAHMADRTVTGAIRLVDDTGVVFDRTARNPHGVIRTLYAMRPMGEAGEAAFSTGRFAITAVPSFSDPMPYGPEDCPRYPDLAGSTCSGVASPHRRTGLTVSAASERDLIRELQAAAASEPGSPVPPPADPAVAPDAAAWTMLGPLVRGTEVTIR, encoded by the coding sequence GTGGCGGGACCGACGCCCGAGCGGACCCTGGCGGTCCGCGGGCTGGTCGCGAGTGTCGTGGCCGCGGCGCTGGCGGGGTTCCTCGTCGCCCGGGGCGCGGGCGTCCTCGACGCGGGGGCGACGGTGACGGCGGTGCTGCCCTCGGAGGCGGGCCGGGTCCCGGTCCACGCCCCCGTCCATCACCTGGGGGTGAAGGTGGGTGACGTGCGGTCGTCTCTGGGTGACAGTTCGGGTGACGACGACGAACCGGGCACCAGGATAGAGATGCTGATCGCCCCGGAGCATGCGGAGCGCATCCCCTCCGACGTCGTCGTCCGTGCGGTCCCGCGGACGCTGTTCGGCGACATGCGCCTGGACCTGGTGACCCCGGGCGTGCCGGGGACGACGCGCGCCGCCGGCGGGCTCGACAGCGGAGACGTCCTGGCCGCCGACCGCTCCGAGGAGGCCGTGCTCCTCTACGACGTGTTCACCCGCGCGAGCGACCTGCTGGTCTCCATCGAACCCGAGCGTCTTCAGGTCACGCTCACCGCACTCGATCGGGCCCTCGACGGTCGGGGCGAGATGCTGGGCAGGGTCATCGGGGACGTGGACCGGGCGGGTGAGCACCTGTCGCCCGCGCTGGAGGAGACCGCCGAGGCGTCCTCCGCGCTCGCCTACCTCACCGAGGACCTGGCCGCGGCCGGCCCGGCCATCGTCGAGACCCTGCAGGAGGCGACGCGACTCTCGCAGATCGTGGTGGGCCGCCCCGATTCGCTCGGGCGGCTGCTCGACGCGGGCCTGGCGGTCACCGGTTCGGGCGCGCACATGGCCGACCGGACCGTGACGGGTGCGATCCGACTGGTCGACGACACCGGGGTGGTGTTCGACCGGACCGCCCGGAACCCGCACGGGGTCATCCGGACCCTCTACGCCATGCGACCCATGGGGGAGGCCGGGGAGGCGGCGTTCTCCACGGGGCGGTTCGCCATCACGGCGGTCCCGTCGTTCTCCGACCCCATGCCGTACGGGCCCGAGGACTGCCCCCGCTATCCCGACCTGGCCGGGTCGACGTGTTCGGGTGTGGCGTCCCCCCACCGCAGGACCGGCCTCACGGTCTCCGCCGCCTCGGAGCGGGACCTCATCCGGGAACTCCAGGCGGCCGCCGCGTCCGAGCCCGGGTCGCCGGTGCCCCCGCCCGCCGATCCCGCGGTCGCGCCCGATGCCGCGGCGTGGACCATGCTCGGTCCGCTCGTGCGGGGTACCGAGGTGACGATCCGATGA
- a CDS encoding ABC transporter permease yields MAEVGRHVSFAGRVILTLPTALVRYRKQVVNEVVDVGFGSKSLIAGGGTIGIVLAMSAVAAIMVGVETYRGLDLIGMTSLSGMLSAMANTRELAPVVASIALAAKVGTGFTARLGSMRISDEIDALDAMSVPTVPYLAGTRVIATMICIVPLYAVGLVATYIATRVVVVHVNGGSAGTYDYFFHITLGPEDVLYSLIKAVVFALVIVLVHCSYGYHATGGPEGVGRAAGRALRTSILLIGFIDIVLTFALWGLVPEVPALGIT; encoded by the coding sequence ATGGCGGAGGTCGGCCGCCACGTGAGCTTCGCGGGCCGGGTGATCCTCACGCTGCCCACCGCGCTGGTGCGGTACCGCAAACAGGTCGTCAACGAGGTCGTCGACGTGGGCTTCGGCTCCAAATCGCTGATCGCGGGCGGCGGCACCATCGGGATCGTCCTGGCGATGTCCGCGGTCGCGGCGATCATGGTGGGCGTCGAGACCTACCGCGGTCTGGATCTGATCGGCATGACCAGTCTGTCCGGGATGCTCTCGGCGATGGCCAACACGCGCGAACTCGCGCCCGTCGTGGCCTCCATCGCCCTGGCCGCCAAGGTGGGCACCGGTTTCACCGCCCGGCTGGGGTCGATGCGGATCTCCGACGAGATCGACGCCCTCGACGCGATGTCCGTGCCGACCGTCCCCTACCTGGCCGGGACGCGGGTCATCGCCACGATGATCTGCATCGTGCCGCTGTACGCCGTCGGGCTGGTGGCGACGTACATCGCCACGCGGGTGGTGGTGGTCCACGTCAACGGCGGTTCGGCGGGCACCTACGACTACTTCTTCCACATCACCCTGGGGCCCGAGGACGTCCTCTACTCGCTGATCAAGGCCGTGGTGTTCGCCCTGGTGATCGTGCTCGTGCACTGCAGCTACGGGTACCACGCGACGGGCGGGCCCGAGGGTGTCGGGCGGGCCGCAGGCCGTGCGCTGCGGACCAGCATCCTCCTCATCGGGTTCATCGACATCGTGCTCACCTTCGCCCTGTGGGGCCTGGTGCCCGAGGTCCCGGCGTTGGGGATCACGTGA
- a CDS encoding ABC transporter permease produces MVFQLPAGRGPVVDLAGQVGSLVGYSVFTLLSCVRTVARGRLSLAETRDQALFVARVCSVPALLLMLPVGVLVAVSVGELAGRLGAAGYAGAVVAFVVVGQASALVCALMLAGVGGSAICADLGSRTIREEVEAMEVMGLDVIERLVVPRVLATVLVSLVLCALVTAMGVTACLIYQVYGQGESAGAFLSTLSAYGRPSDLWMAMAKSVAFAVVSALIATFKGLHASGGSSGVADAVNETVVLAFVTVFVINTVLSAVYGLVVPSVGKY; encoded by the coding sequence ATGGTCTTCCAACTCCCCGCGGGCCGAGGCCCGGTGGTCGATCTGGCGGGACAGGTCGGATCGCTGGTCGGCTACTCGGTGTTCACCCTGCTGAGCTGCGTGCGCACGGTCGCCAGGGGGCGGCTCTCGCTCGCCGAGACCCGCGACCAGGCCCTGTTCGTCGCGCGGGTGTGCTCGGTGCCGGCGCTGCTGCTGATGCTGCCGGTCGGCGTGCTCGTGGCCGTGTCGGTGGGGGAGTTGGCGGGCCGACTGGGGGCGGCCGGGTATGCGGGGGCCGTGGTGGCCTTCGTCGTGGTGGGGCAGGCGTCGGCGTTGGTCTGCGCGCTCATGCTGGCCGGGGTGGGTGGCTCGGCCATCTGCGCGGACCTGGGCTCCCGCACCATCCGCGAGGAGGTCGAGGCCATGGAGGTGATGGGGCTCGACGTGATCGAGCGACTGGTGGTGCCCCGCGTCCTCGCCACCGTGCTGGTCTCCCTGGTGTTGTGCGCCCTGGTCACCGCGATGGGTGTGACCGCGTGCCTGATCTATCAGGTGTACGGCCAGGGGGAGTCGGCCGGGGCGTTCCTGTCCACGCTCAGCGCGTACGGCCGCCCGTCCGACCTGTGGATGGCGATGGCCAAGTCGGTCGCGTTCGCGGTGGTCTCGGCCCTGATCGCGACGTTCAAGGGACTGCACGCCAGCGGCGGGTCGAGCGGTGTCGCGGACGCGGTCAACGAGACGGTGGTCCTGGCCTTCGTCACCGTGTTCGTGATCAACACCGTCCTGTCGGCGGTCTACGGGCTCGTCGTGCCGTCGGTGGGGAAGTACTGA
- the fadD5 gene encoding fatty-acid--CoA ligase FadD5, protein MTTTTTDPVAELHAARRNHWNSWVATHAEMNPDGEALRYLGQTTTWSQLHERSGLFADALARRGVAGGDRVMLITLNTPEFVEAVLGINELGAIAVPVNFRLTPPELAYLVSDCAPKVVVTDAMLAPLVGAIRAQGQEPGDHIVIGGESGTEGQTTYADALAEEGAPHQPVDVPEDSTALIMYTSGTTGRPKGAMLSYENLTAQSLTCIRVFRLFDEDGRALCAAPMFHIAALGSIAPSLQLGGVTVVHPLQAFDPAAVLDTLEAEQITSVFLVPVQWQAVCAEQQARPRTLVLRNISWGAAPSTDTILRAMSETFPDALNCAVFGQTEMSPITCALDGDDAIRKLGSVGKVIPTLQARVVDAFGEPVGPGEVGEIVYRGPTTMSGYWNKPAETAEAFEGGWFHSGDLVRMDDEGFVYVVDRKKDMIISGGENIYCAEVENVIAGHPRIREVAVIGRKDDTWGEVPVAIIAQHQTDEPDLGLDDLVEWLRDKLAGFKLPKHLVHVDELPRNASGKVIKGSLRSEHGSTGV, encoded by the coding sequence ATGACCACCACCACGACGGACCCCGTCGCCGAGCTCCACGCCGCCCGTCGCAACCACTGGAATTCCTGGGTGGCCACCCACGCCGAGATGAACCCCGACGGCGAGGCACTGCGCTACCTCGGCCAGACCACCACCTGGTCGCAACTGCACGAGCGCAGCGGCCTCTTCGCCGACGCACTGGCCCGTCGCGGGGTCGCCGGGGGTGATCGGGTCATGCTCATCACCCTCAACACCCCGGAGTTCGTCGAGGCGGTTCTCGGCATCAACGAGCTGGGAGCCATCGCGGTGCCGGTGAACTTCCGTCTCACTCCGCCGGAGCTGGCCTACCTCGTGAGTGACTGCGCGCCGAAGGTCGTCGTCACCGACGCGATGCTGGCCCCGCTCGTCGGGGCGATCCGCGCGCAGGGACAGGAGCCGGGTGACCACATCGTCATCGGGGGCGAGTCCGGTACGGAAGGCCAGACCACCTATGCCGACGCGCTCGCCGAGGAGGGCGCACCCCATCAGCCGGTCGACGTCCCCGAGGACTCTACGGCGCTCATCATGTACACCTCGGGCACCACGGGCCGGCCCAAGGGCGCGATGCTCTCCTATGAGAACCTCACCGCTCAGTCCTTGACCTGTATCCGGGTGTTCCGGCTCTTCGACGAGGACGGGCGCGCGCTGTGCGCGGCCCCGATGTTCCACATCGCGGCGCTCGGGTCGATCGCCCCGAGTCTCCAGCTCGGCGGCGTCACGGTGGTCCATCCGCTGCAGGCCTTCGACCCCGCGGCGGTCCTGGACACCCTCGAGGCGGAGCAGATCACCAGCGTCTTCCTCGTGCCCGTGCAGTGGCAGGCCGTGTGCGCCGAGCAGCAGGCCCGCCCGCGGACGCTGGTGCTGCGCAACATCTCGTGGGGTGCGGCCCCGTCCACGGACACGATCCTGCGCGCCATGTCGGAGACGTTCCCGGACGCGCTGAACTGCGCGGTGTTCGGTCAGACCGAGATGAGCCCCATCACCTGTGCTCTCGACGGCGACGACGCGATCCGCAAGCTCGGGTCCGTCGGCAAGGTCATCCCCACCCTCCAGGCCCGGGTCGTCGACGCCTTCGGGGAGCCGGTCGGGCCCGGCGAGGTGGGCGAGATCGTCTACCGCGGACCCACCACCATGTCCGGGTACTGGAACAAGCCGGCGGAGACCGCGGAGGCCTTCGAGGGTGGCTGGTTCCACTCCGGTGACCTGGTCCGGATGGACGACGAGGGCTTCGTCTACGTCGTGGACCGCAAGAAGGACATGATCATCTCCGGCGGCGAGAACATCTACTGCGCCGAGGTCGAGAACGTCATCGCCGGCCACCCCCGGATCCGCGAGGTCGCGGTGATCGGTCGCAAGGACGACACGTGGGGCGAGGTGCCCGTGGCGATCATCGCCCAGCACCAGACGGACGAGCCCGACCTCGGCCTGGACGACCTCGTGGAGTGGCTGCGGGACAAGCTGGCCGGATTCAAGCTTCCCAAACACCTCGTCCACGTCGATGAGCTCCCCCGGAACGCCAGCGGCAAGGTGATCAAGGGCTCGCTCCGCTCGGAGCACGGCTCCACGGGTGTCTGA
- a CDS encoding enoyl-CoA hydratase-related protein produces the protein MTATGRDAVKVETDDLGVTTISINRPDRMNALDHHTVGALIGLITEHGADAGTRVIVLAGEGAAFTTGADLQSIREGAADAPSPDVTMDNAAALVRAVLTAPVPVIAAVNGPAAGVGVSLALASDLVLMSDDAYLLFAFTNIGLMPDGGASVLLPAAVGRSVASRMLLRGDAVSAAEAQQVGLALDVLPAADLRPAAAKLARRLARGPRRALELTKRAVTGATLSELDAALAREHEGQCELLVSADFAEGVASILEKRRPDFS, from the coding sequence ATGACCGCCACCGGACGCGACGCCGTCAAGGTGGAGACCGACGACCTCGGCGTGACGACCATCAGCATCAACCGGCCCGACCGGATGAACGCGCTCGACCACCACACGGTCGGCGCGCTGATCGGGCTCATCACCGAGCACGGTGCGGATGCGGGCACCCGTGTCATCGTGCTCGCCGGCGAGGGAGCGGCGTTCACCACCGGGGCGGACCTGCAGTCCATCCGGGAGGGAGCCGCCGACGCTCCCAGCCCCGACGTCACCATGGACAACGCCGCGGCCCTGGTCCGCGCGGTGCTCACCGCCCCGGTCCCGGTGATCGCCGCGGTCAACGGTCCGGCGGCGGGGGTGGGCGTCTCGTTGGCGCTGGCCTCCGACCTCGTTCTCATGTCCGACGACGCGTACCTGCTGTTCGCGTTCACCAACATCGGCCTCATGCCGGACGGCGGGGCCAGCGTGCTCCTGCCCGCGGCGGTCGGCCGCTCGGTCGCCTCCCGGATGCTGCTGCGCGGGGACGCCGTGTCGGCCGCGGAGGCCCAGCAGGTGGGCCTGGCGCTCGACGTCCTGCCCGCCGCGGACCTGCGCCCCGCGGCCGCCAAGCTCGCGCGCCGACTGGCCCGGGGTCCTCGCCGCGCACTGGAACTGACCAAGCGTGCCGTCACCGGGGCCACGCTCTCCGAGCTGGACGCAGCTCTGGCGCGCGAGCACGAGGGGCAGTGCGAACTCCTGGTGTCCGCCGACTTCGCAGAGGGGGTCGCCTCGATCCTCGAGAAGAGACGCCCCGACTTCTCCTGA